In the Helianthus annuus cultivar XRQ/B chromosome 11, HanXRQr2.0-SUNRISE, whole genome shotgun sequence genome, one interval contains:
- the LOC110890832 gene encoding nucleoside diphosphate kinase A isoform X1: MEQTFIMIKPDGVQRGLVGEIIGRFEKKGFSLKGLKLLTVDRAFAEKHYADLSSKPFFNGLVEYIVSGPVVAMVWEGKNVVTTGRKIIGATNPADSAPGTIRGDFAIDIGRNVIHGSDAVESARKEIGLWFPEGAANWSSSLHPWIYE; this comes from the exons ATGGAGCAGACCTTTATCATGATCAAGCCTGATGGCGTTCAAAGAGGCCTT GTTGGTGAAATCATTGGTAGGTTTGAGAAGAAAGGTTTCTCTTTGAAAG GATTGAAGCTTTTGACCGTTGACCGAGCTTTCGCCGAGAAGCATTATGCTGATCTGTCCTCAAAGCCTTTCTTTAACGGGCTAGTCGAGTACATCGTCTCTGGCCCCGTTGTTGCCATGGTTTGGGAGGGCAAGAACGTGGTTACCACCGGACGCAAAATCATCGGTGCTACAAACCCTGCTGACTCTGCTCCTGGCACCATCCGTGGTGATTTTGCAATCGACATCGGCAG AAATGTGATTCATGGAAGTGATGCCGTTGAGAGTGCGAGGAAGGAGATTGGTCTGTGGTTCCCTGAGGGTGCTGCCAATTGGTCAAGCAGCCTTCACCCTTGGATCTATGAATGA